The sequence CGAAGATCCGCGCGAGCCGCGTCAGCTCCTCGAAGCGCAACAACTCGTCGCGTTCGAGGAAGGCGTACTCCGGCCCGAACACCTCACGCGGCATGCAGTAGCGGCAACGCAGGTTGCACCGGTCGGTGACCGACAGGCGCAGGTCGCGGACCGGCCGGCCCAACCGGTCGAGCAACGGTGACGCGACGGAGCTCTCCATGGCCGAACGGTACCCCTCGCGGCAGGCAGTAGCCTCGGTCGCGGACGAGGGAGGGCGTGCCGTGGAGGTCGAGGTGCGGCTGTTCGGCGGTCTCGCGGAGCACGCCGGGGGCGCCAGGACACGGGTCGAGGTGGCCGACGACGCGACCGTCGCGGACCTGCGACCGGCACTGGCCGCGAAGCACCCGGCGCTGGCGCCGTTGCTGGCGCGGGTGAACGTCGCGGTCGACCTCGAGGTCGCTGGCGAGGACCGCTCGCTGGCCGGGGCGCGCGAGGTGGCCGTCTTGCCGCCGGTGGCGGGCGGGGCAGCGACCGACGACGTCCGCGTGGTCACCGGGCTGCGCCGGCCTCCCCTACCGGTCGAGGCAACCATCGAGGCGGTCAGCACCCCCGATGTCGGGGCGACGGCGGTCTTCCTCGGCAGCGTGCGCGACCACGCCGGCGACCTCGACGAC comes from Egicoccus sp. AB-alg6-2 and encodes:
- a CDS encoding molybdenum cofactor biosynthesis protein MoaE, with protein sequence MAERYPSRQAVASVADEGGRAVEVEVRLFGGLAEHAGGARTRVEVADDATVADLRPALAAKHPALAPLLARVNVAVDLEVAGEDRSLAGAREVAVLPPVAGGAATDDVRVVTGLRRPPLPVEATIEAVSTPDVGATAVFLGSVRDHAGDLDDVVRLDYSAYDEMAERMLSDLAAEIATDHPQVRGIALLHSTGELPVGAHTILVVCTAPHRAEAFSACEDALERVKDRLPVWKREVTADGAHRWVGLPPTGD